One window from the genome of Streptomyces sp. NBC_01476 encodes:
- a CDS encoding GNAT family N-acetyltransferase — translation MAEVFTRRLSRWQAEQQRDEIADLYVEAYHGPAGEEFSHREAFLARFDHDTAREGFDMVAASEGATVGAAYGFRLDRADNWWRNFTGNPPPRLEELTASGQVFALAELMVRPAYRRQGVAARLMEQLLLRSEATLASALVDPGEPGAGSALRALGWDRIGEARFGPDAPARQVWTRALGGD, via the coding sequence AGGTGGCAGGCGGAACAGCAGCGGGACGAGATCGCCGACCTGTACGTGGAGGCGTACCACGGGCCGGCCGGCGAGGAGTTCAGCCACCGCGAGGCGTTCCTGGCGCGCTTCGACCACGACACCGCGCGCGAGGGCTTCGACATGGTGGCGGCGAGCGAAGGCGCGACGGTCGGCGCCGCGTACGGCTTCCGGCTGGACCGCGCCGACAACTGGTGGCGGAACTTCACCGGCAATCCGCCGCCGCGGCTGGAGGAACTGACCGCCTCCGGGCAGGTCTTCGCCCTCGCCGAACTGATGGTGCGGCCGGCCTACCGGCGGCAGGGCGTGGCGGCCCGGCTGATGGAGCAGTTGCTGCTGCGCAGCGAGGCCACGCTGGCCTCCGCGCTCGTGGACCCGGGGGAGCCGGGCGCGGGCAGCGCGCTGCGGGCGCTCGGCTGGGACCGGATCGGCGAGGCGCGCTTCGGACCTGACGCCCCGGCCCGCCAGGTGTGGACCCGCGCCCTCGGCGGCGACTGA
- a CDS encoding type II toxin-antitoxin system VapB family antitoxin encodes MIFKRIGNGRPYPDHGRVSTREWADVAPRPVRLDQLVTTKGQLDLETLLAEDSTFYGDLFAHVVKWQGDLYLEDGLHRAVRAALQQRQVLHARVLEMD; translated from the coding sequence GTGATCTTCAAGCGCATCGGAAACGGGCGGCCGTACCCGGACCACGGCCGGGTGAGCACGCGCGAGTGGGCGGACGTCGCCCCCCGTCCCGTGCGGCTGGACCAGCTGGTTACCACCAAGGGGCAGCTCGACCTGGAGACGTTGCTGGCCGAGGATTCCACCTTTTACGGGGACCTCTTCGCCCATGTCGTGAAATGGCAGGGTGACCTCTATCTCGAGGACGGGCTGCACCGGGCGGTACGTGCCGCACTGCAGCAGCGGCAGGTGTTGCATGCCCGGGTCCTGGAGATGGACTGA
- a CDS encoding LytR C-terminal domain-containing protein — protein MSMLTPSGMGGKYRVTGNAYPRMRRPRRRGRILAAVVASVVVLGLFGWGALQLFHVFNGDNGDTKANAAPQNQVTCKPAPTPAHTGKPTPLPQPSGVTLNVLNATSRGGLAKTTADALASRGFKVAKFGNATAPYDQKVTQSALLVAGPAGEAAAREAGTQVAGSTVKIDPARKDKTVDLLIGDGFAALASPADAARARVVAANPPPPKPVCGPVASGSSTGKTTGKSTDATGDKAGGTADGKATSKP, from the coding sequence ATGAGCATGTTGACCCCCTCCGGGATGGGTGGGAAGTACCGGGTCACCGGTAACGCGTATCCGAGGATGCGCCGACCCAGACGCCGTGGCCGTATCCTCGCGGCCGTCGTCGCCTCGGTGGTCGTCCTCGGCCTGTTCGGCTGGGGGGCGTTGCAGCTCTTCCATGTCTTCAACGGCGACAACGGGGACACCAAGGCGAACGCCGCGCCGCAGAACCAGGTCACCTGCAAGCCGGCGCCCACCCCGGCGCACACCGGCAAGCCCACCCCGCTGCCGCAGCCGTCCGGCGTCACGCTGAACGTGCTCAACGCCACTTCCCGCGGCGGCCTCGCCAAGACCACCGCGGACGCGCTGGCGAGCAGGGGCTTCAAGGTGGCCAAGTTCGGCAACGCGACCGCGCCCTACGACCAGAAGGTCACCCAGTCGGCGCTGCTGGTCGCGGGTCCGGCCGGCGAGGCGGCGGCCCGCGAGGCCGGTACGCAGGTGGCCGGCTCGACGGTGAAGATCGACCCGGCCCGCAAGGACAAGACGGTCGACCTGCTGATCGGGGACGGCTTCGCGGCGCTGGCGAGTCCGGCGGACGCGGCCAGGGCGCGGGTGGTCGCGGCGAACCCGCCGCCGCCGAAGCCGGTCTGCGGGCCGGTGGCATCCGGCAGCTCGACCGGCAAGACCACCGGCAAGTCCACGGACGCAACAGGCGACAAGGCAGGCGGCACAGCGGACGGCAAGGCCACGTCCAAGCCCTGA
- the upp gene encoding uracil phosphoribosyltransferase has translation MRLHVVDHPLVAHKLTTLRDERTDSPTFRRLADELVTLLAYEATRDVRTEQVDIRTPVAPTTGVRLSHPRPLVVPILRAGLGMLDGMVRLLPTAEVGFLGMVRDENTLEARTYATRMPEDLSGRQVYVVDPMLATGGTLVAAIRLLIERGADDVTALCLLAAPEGVEVMERELAGKPVTVVTAAVDERLNERGFIVPGLGDAGDRLYGTVG, from the coding sequence ATGCGTCTCCACGTAGTCGACCACCCGCTGGTCGCGCACAAGCTCACCACCCTGCGCGACGAGCGCACCGACTCACCGACCTTCCGGCGGCTCGCCGACGAGCTGGTCACGCTGCTCGCCTACGAGGCCACCAGGGACGTCAGGACCGAGCAGGTCGACATCCGTACGCCGGTCGCCCCGACCACCGGCGTACGGCTCTCCCACCCGCGCCCGCTGGTGGTGCCGATCCTGCGGGCCGGGCTCGGCATGCTGGACGGCATGGTCCGGCTGCTGCCGACCGCCGAGGTCGGCTTCCTCGGCATGGTCCGCGACGAGAACACGCTGGAGGCCAGGACGTACGCCACCCGGATGCCCGAGGACCTCTCCGGGCGGCAGGTGTACGTGGTGGACCCGATGCTGGCCACCGGCGGCACCCTGGTGGCGGCGATCCGGCTGCTGATCGAGCGCGGCGCCGACGACGTGACCGCGCTGTGCCTGCTGGCGGCGCCGGAGGGCGTCGAGGTGATGGAGCGGGAGCTGGCGGGCAAGCCGGTCACCGTGGTCACCGCGGCGGTGGACGAGCGGCTCAACGAGCGGGGCTTCATCGTCCCCGGCCTCGGCGACGCGGGCGACCGCCTCTACGGCACGGTCGGCTAG
- a CDS encoding tRNA adenosine deaminase-associated protein, protein MYFAALLARTEDGWQASEPDLDDVETLADLSELARAAGDEEETVLVFIEQEDAWFGVIRVDGEEDPRIYVSDAAAASRSSYGEILLTDEVLGRDPEDVDDLVDLVDLDGTEDGDDDDEAVAGSSDDHVPTGPLGETELLADLGMSGKELLALSGDGALTGEALGEIADALGCGDVLEAVR, encoded by the coding sequence GTGTACTTCGCCGCACTGCTCGCGCGCACCGAGGACGGTTGGCAAGCGAGCGAACCCGATCTCGACGATGTGGAAACCCTCGCCGATCTGAGTGAACTGGCCCGCGCGGCCGGCGACGAGGAGGAAACGGTTCTCGTCTTCATCGAGCAGGAGGACGCCTGGTTCGGCGTCATCCGGGTCGACGGTGAAGAGGATCCCAGAATCTATGTGTCCGACGCGGCGGCGGCCTCCCGCAGCTCGTACGGGGAGATCCTGCTCACCGACGAGGTGCTCGGCCGCGACCCGGAGGACGTCGACGACCTGGTCGACCTGGTCGACCTCGACGGCACCGAGGACGGCGACGACGACGATGAGGCGGTGGCCGGTTCTTCCGACGACCACGTGCCGACCGGCCCGCTCGGCGAGACCGAGCTGCTGGCGGACCTCGGGATGAGCGGCAAGGAGCTGCTGGCGCTCAGCGGCGACGGGGCGCTCACCGGGGAGGCACTCGGCGAGATCGCCGACGCGCTCGGCTGCGGCGACGTGCTGGAGGCGGTCCGCTGA
- a CDS encoding nucleoside deaminase: protein MRLALAEAERAPLTGDVPVGAVVLAPDGSVLARACNEREATGDPTAHAEVLAIRRAAVAVGAWRLTGCTLVVTLEPCTMCAGAIVLARLDRVVYAAPDPKAGAAGSLWDLVRDRRLNHRPEVVPGVLPAPAAALLTRFFRPNDF, encoded by the coding sequence ATGCGGCTGGCCCTGGCGGAGGCCGAGCGCGCCCCGCTCACCGGCGATGTGCCGGTGGGCGCGGTCGTGCTGGCCCCCGACGGCAGCGTGCTGGCCCGGGCGTGCAACGAGCGTGAGGCGACCGGTGACCCCACCGCCCACGCGGAGGTGCTCGCCATCCGCCGCGCGGCCGTCGCCGTCGGTGCCTGGCGGCTCACCGGGTGCACCCTCGTGGTGACCCTCGAACCCTGCACGATGTGCGCGGGCGCGATCGTGCTCGCCCGTCTCGACCGGGTCGTCTACGCGGCCCCCGACCCCAAGGCGGGCGCCGCCGGCTCCCTGTGGGACCTGGTCCGCGACCGCCGCCTCAACCACCGCCCCGAGGTCGTCCCCGGGGTCCTCCCGGCGCCCGCCGCGGCCCTCCTCACCCGCTTCTTCCGCCCAAACGATTTCTGA
- a CDS encoding Dabb family protein has translation MIRHLVLFKLNDGVRPDEPRVAAAAEGFFELGALVPEVITWECGWNVSDRPIAYDFAINSSVADAAALKTYVEHPAHQAAVRPWSDFATWVIADYEI, from the coding sequence ATGATCCGTCATCTGGTGCTGTTCAAGCTGAACGACGGCGTGCGGCCGGACGAGCCGCGGGTCGCCGCCGCTGCCGAGGGATTCTTCGAACTCGGCGCGCTGGTGCCCGAGGTGATCACCTGGGAGTGCGGCTGGAACGTGAGCGACCGCCCCATCGCGTACGACTTCGCCATCAACTCCTCGGTCGCGGACGCCGCCGCGCTGAAGACGTATGTGGAGCACCCCGCGCACCAGGCCGCCGTGCGGCCCTGGTCCGACTTCGCCACCTGGGTGATCGCCGACTACGAGATCTGA
- a CDS encoding RNA polymerase sigma factor SigF, with the protein MSARTASTTYPRARTRTPSTNAADARALTQVLFEQFSKLEAGTAEHTRVRAALIEVNLPLVRYAAARFRSRNEPMEDVVQVGTIGLINAIDRFDPERGVQFPTFAMPTVVGEIKRYFRDNVRTVHVPRRLHELWVQVSGAIEDLTVLHGRSPTTAEIADRLKLSEDEVLACLEAGRAYHATSLEAAQEGDGAPGLLDRLGYEDPALSGVEHRDLVRHLLVQLPERERRILLLRYFGNLTQSQISAELGVSQMHVSRLLSRSFARLRSANQLEA; encoded by the coding sequence ATGTCGGCCCGTACGGCGTCAACAACGTATCCCCGTGCCCGGACGAGAACGCCCAGCACCAACGCGGCGGACGCACGGGCGCTCACCCAGGTGCTCTTCGAGCAGTTCAGCAAGCTGGAGGCGGGGACCGCCGAGCACACCCGGGTGCGGGCCGCGCTGATCGAGGTGAACCTGCCGCTGGTGCGGTACGCCGCCGCGCGGTTCCGCAGCCGCAACGAGCCGATGGAGGACGTGGTCCAGGTCGGCACCATCGGGCTGATCAACGCGATCGACCGGTTCGACCCGGAGCGCGGGGTGCAGTTCCCGACCTTCGCGATGCCGACCGTGGTCGGCGAGATCAAACGTTACTTCAGGGACAACGTGCGGACCGTGCACGTGCCCCGGCGGCTGCACGAACTGTGGGTCCAGGTCAGCGGCGCCATCGAGGATCTGACGGTGCTGCACGGGCGTTCGCCCACCACCGCGGAGATCGCCGACCGCCTCAAGCTCTCCGAGGACGAGGTGCTGGCCTGTCTGGAGGCCGGCCGGGCCTACCACGCGACCTCGCTGGAGGCGGCGCAGGAGGGTGACGGCGCCCCCGGCCTGCTGGACCGGCTCGGCTACGAGGACCCGGCACTCAGTGGAGTCGAACACCGCGACCTCGTACGGCACCTGCTGGTCCAACTGCCCGAGCGGGAGCGGCGGATTCTGCTGCTGCGCTACTTCGGCAACCTCACCCAGTCGCAGATCAGCGCTGAACTGGGCGTCTCCCAGATGCATGTGTCCCGGCTGCTGTCACGCAGCTTCGCCCGTCTGAGGTCCGCAAACCAGCTCGAAGCGTAA
- a CDS encoding RNA polymerase sigma factor SigF: MSVQVGSPKVLRHESHGTDAPHDALHTEAIDTRTLSRSLFLRLAELPVDSPERTYVRDTLIELNLPLVRYAAARFRSRNEPMEDIVQVGTIGLIKAIDRFDCERGVEFPTFAMPTIVGEVKRFFRDTSWSVRVPRRLQELRLALTKASDDLSQRLDRSPTVAELAVCLGVSEEDVVDGLAVGNAYTASSLDSPPPEDDGSEGTLADRLGYEDTALEGVEYRESLKPLLAQLPPRERQIIMLRFFANMTQSQIGEEVGISQMHVSRLLTRTLAQLRDGLTAEA, encoded by the coding sequence ATGTCCGTACAGGTGGGCAGTCCCAAGGTGCTCCGTCATGAATCCCATGGCACAGACGCACCGCACGATGCTCTTCACACCGAGGCCATCGACACCCGTACCCTGTCCCGTTCGCTCTTCCTGCGCCTGGCGGAACTGCCGGTGGACAGCCCGGAACGCACCTACGTACGTGACACGCTCATCGAGCTGAACCTGCCTCTGGTGCGGTACGCCGCGGCCCGGTTCCGCAGCCGCAACGAGCCGATGGAGGACATCGTCCAGGTCGGCACCATCGGCCTGATCAAGGCGATCGACCGGTTCGACTGCGAGCGCGGGGTGGAGTTCCCGACCTTCGCGATGCCCACCATCGTCGGTGAGGTGAAGCGATTCTTCCGGGACACCTCCTGGTCGGTGCGCGTCCCGCGCCGGCTCCAGGAGCTGCGGCTGGCGCTGACCAAGGCGAGCGACGACCTCTCGCAGCGGCTCGACCGCTCCCCGACCGTCGCCGAGTTGGCGGTCTGCCTCGGGGTCTCCGAGGAGGACGTGGTCGACGGCCTGGCGGTCGGCAACGCCTACACCGCCAGCTCGCTGGACTCCCCGCCGCCCGAGGACGACGGCAGCGAGGGCACCCTCGCGGACCGCCTCGGCTACGAGGACACCGCGCTGGAAGGCGTCGAGTACCGCGAGTCGCTCAAGCCGCTGCTGGCGCAACTGCCGCCGCGCGAGCGGCAGATCATCATGCTGCGCTTCTTCGCCAACATGACGCAGTCGCAGATCGGCGAGGAGGTCGGCATCTCGCAGATGCACGTCTCCCGGCTGCTGACCCGCACACTCGCCCAGCTGCGGGACGGTCTGACCGCGGAGGCATGA
- a CDS encoding aldo/keto reductase — protein MARIGNSELDVFPLSLGGNVFGNTADEAQSFAVLDAYAAGGGDFVDTADLYGGGGRSEEIIGRWLDSRGRRDDITVATKVGAHPDLKGLKADTIRKGAEASLRRLGADHIDLYYTHFDDPEVPVEEIITTLDGLVKEGKVRVIGASNISPERLAASLDFSEREGLARYEILQPHYNLVERAQYEGPLADLAAARGLSSAPYFGLALGFLTGKYRPGGPAVDSARAGRAGEYLKQERGPKVLAALDEVAAAHGAELATVALAWLAAQPTVVAPIASARTVEQVPALLAVPGLKLTGEEIAALTAASA, from the coding sequence ATGGCACGAATCGGCAATTCTGAACTCGACGTCTTCCCCCTCTCCCTCGGTGGCAACGTCTTCGGCAACACAGCCGACGAGGCGCAGTCGTTCGCGGTCCTGGACGCGTACGCGGCCGGTGGCGGCGACTTCGTGGACACCGCCGACCTCTACGGCGGCGGTGGCCGGTCCGAGGAGATCATCGGCAGATGGCTGGACAGCCGCGGCCGGCGCGACGACATCACGGTGGCCACCAAGGTCGGCGCGCACCCCGACCTCAAGGGGCTGAAGGCCGACACCATCCGCAAGGGCGCGGAAGCCTCGCTGCGCCGCCTCGGCGCCGACCACATCGACCTCTATTACACGCACTTCGACGACCCCGAGGTCCCGGTCGAGGAGATCATCACCACGCTCGACGGCCTGGTGAAGGAGGGCAAGGTCCGGGTGATCGGCGCCTCCAACATCTCCCCCGAGCGGCTGGCCGCCTCGCTGGACTTCTCCGAGCGCGAGGGCCTGGCGCGGTACGAGATCCTGCAGCCGCACTACAACCTGGTGGAGCGCGCGCAGTACGAGGGCCCGCTGGCCGACCTTGCGGCAGCACGCGGCCTGTCGTCGGCGCCGTACTTCGGGCTCGCGCTGGGCTTCCTCACCGGTAAGTACCGGCCGGGCGGCCCCGCGGTGGACAGTGCCAGGGCCGGGCGCGCCGGGGAGTACCTGAAGCAGGAGCGCGGCCCGAAGGTGCTCGCCGCCCTGGACGAGGTGGCCGCCGCGCACGGCGCCGAACTCGCCACGGTGGCGCTGGCCTGGCTGGCCGCCCAGCCGACGGTGGTGGCGCCGATCGCCAGCGCCCGCACGGTGGAGCAGGTGCCGGCGCTGCTCGCGGTGCCCGGCCTGAAGCTGACCGGCGAGGAGATCGCGGCGCTGACCGCGGCCTCCGCCTGA
- a CDS encoding MDR family MFS transporter, which produces MSHRQIMEALSGLLLGLFVAILSSTIVSNALPRILSDIGGGQSAYTWVVTASLLAVTATTPIWGKLSDLFSKKLLIQLSLVIYVVGSVVAGFSTSPGMLITCRLLQGVGAGGLSALTQVIMAAMISPRQRGRYSGYIGATFAVATVGGPLVGGVIVDSALGWRWCFYVGVPFAVVALIVLQKTLHLPVVKRAVKIDWTGAFFITAAVSLLMIWVSLGGQSYPWLSWQTCVLVPLALVLGLVFLFVEGRAEQPIMPLRLFRNPTITLTSFASLFVGVAMFAGTVFLSQYFQLARGRTPTMSGLMTIPLIGGLFIASMVSGRIITRTGRWKVFLVAGGLLVTAGSATLGLIRQDTPYAEVAVYMALLGLGVGMMMQNLVLAVQNQVSVADLGAASSLVTFFRSLGGAIGVTALGAVLGNRVTHFVSDGLASLHIKGGAADSGGSIPDVSTLPAPVRGVVEGAYGHGVGDVFLYTAPFALIAFLLVLFVKEVALRDRSGLQQATAGTGRSAQAEAAPAAEVIE; this is translated from the coding sequence ATGTCGCACCGTCAGATCATGGAGGCGCTCTCCGGGCTGCTGCTCGGCCTCTTCGTGGCGATCCTCTCCTCCACGATCGTCTCCAACGCGCTGCCCCGGATCCTCAGCGACATCGGCGGCGGCCAGAGCGCGTACACCTGGGTGGTCACCGCCTCGCTGCTCGCGGTCACTGCGACCACCCCGATCTGGGGCAAGCTCTCCGACCTGTTCAGCAAGAAGCTGCTGATCCAGCTCTCGCTGGTGATCTACGTGGTCGGCTCGGTGGTGGCGGGCTTCTCCACCAGTCCCGGCATGCTCATCACCTGCCGGCTGCTCCAGGGCGTCGGGGCCGGCGGCCTGTCCGCGCTCACCCAGGTGATCATGGCCGCGATGATCTCGCCGCGGCAGCGCGGCCGCTACAGCGGCTACATCGGCGCCACCTTCGCCGTCGCCACCGTCGGCGGCCCGCTGGTCGGCGGCGTAATCGTCGACTCCGCCCTCGGCTGGCGCTGGTGCTTCTACGTGGGCGTGCCGTTCGCGGTCGTCGCGCTGATCGTGCTGCAGAAGACGCTGCACCTGCCGGTGGTCAAGCGCGCGGTGAAGATCGACTGGACCGGCGCCTTCTTCATCACCGCGGCCGTCTCGCTGCTGATGATCTGGGTCTCGCTCGGCGGCCAGAGCTACCCGTGGCTGTCCTGGCAGACCTGCGTCCTGGTGCCGCTCGCCCTCGTCCTCGGTCTTGTCTTCCTCTTCGTCGAGGGGCGCGCCGAGCAGCCGATCATGCCGCTGCGGCTCTTCCGCAACCCGACGATCACGCTGACCTCCTTCGCCTCGCTCTTCGTCGGGGTGGCGATGTTCGCCGGCACCGTCTTCCTCAGCCAGTACTTCCAGCTGGCCCGCGGCAGGACCCCGACGATGTCAGGACTGATGACGATCCCGCTGATCGGCGGACTCTTCATCGCCTCCATGGTCAGCGGACGGATCATCACCCGCACCGGCCGCTGGAAGGTGTTCCTGGTCGCCGGCGGCCTGCTGGTCACCGCCGGGTCGGCGACGCTCGGCCTGATCCGGCAGGACACCCCGTACGCCGAAGTCGCCGTCTACATGGCCCTGCTGGGCCTCGGCGTCGGCATGATGATGCAGAACCTGGTGCTCGCCGTGCAGAACCAGGTCTCGGTCGCCGATCTCGGCGCGGCCAGTTCGCTGGTCACCTTCTTCCGCTCGCTCGGCGGCGCGATCGGCGTCACCGCGCTGGGCGCGGTGCTCGGCAACCGGGTCACCCACTTCGTCTCCGACGGCCTCGCCTCGCTGCACATCAAGGGCGGCGCGGCGGACTCCGGCGGCTCCATCCCCGACGTCTCGACGCTGCCGGCACCGGTACGGGGAGTGGTCGAGGGCGCCTACGGCCACGGGGTCGGTGATGTGTTCCTCTACACGGCCCCGTTCGCGCTCATCGCCTTCCTGCTGGTGCTCTTCGTGAAGGAGGTCGCGCTGCGGGACCGGAGCGGTTTGCAGCAGGCCACCGCGGGTACGGGGCGTTCGGCGCAGGCGGAGGCGGCCCCTGCGGCGGAGGTCATCGAGTAG
- a CDS encoding PPOX class F420-dependent oxidoreductase, translated as MAPNIATNTTVTLEELLDFVRPRHHAILLTTRADGRPQGSPLTCGVDDSGRIVVSTYPERAKTRNAKRDPRVSVIVLSDDFGGPWVQVDGAAEVIDAPESVEGLVEYFRNISGEHPDWAEYREAMVRQGKSLIRITPERWGPVATGGFPARLA; from the coding sequence ATGGCTCCCAACATCGCCACGAACACGACCGTCACGCTGGAAGAGCTGCTGGACTTCGTCCGTCCGCGGCACCACGCGATCCTGCTCACCACCCGTGCGGACGGCCGGCCCCAGGGCTCCCCGCTCACCTGCGGGGTGGACGACTCCGGCCGGATCGTCGTCTCCACCTACCCGGAGCGGGCCAAGACCCGCAACGCCAAGCGCGACCCGCGGGTCAGCGTCATCGTCCTGTCCGACGACTTCGGCGGCCCGTGGGTGCAGGTGGACGGCGCCGCCGAGGTGATCGACGCACCCGAGTCGGTGGAAGGGCTCGTGGAGTACTTCCGCAACATCTCCGGGGAGCACCCGGACTGGGCGGAGTACCGCGAGGCGATGGTCCGGCAGGGCAAGTCGCTGATCCGGATCACCCCGGAGCGGTGGGGACCGGTCGCCACCGGCGGCTTCCCGGCCCGGCTGGCGTAG
- a CDS encoding ArnT family glycosyltransferase — translation MNPPRDTPSDAAPLAAPAPGGRPAAQDLAVRQPSDPVQPPAGPPPAGPLPGGAHAAPSGSRAARLWRGRPQDPAWARPALLALLLGTLVLYLYDLGASGYANSFYSAAVQAGSQSWKALFFGSSDAANSITVDKPPAALWPMELSVRVFGLGSWQILVPEALMGVAAVGVLFAAVRRRFGPAAGLLAGAVLALTPVAALMFRFNNPDAMLALLMVSTIYCVLRALEDARTKWLLWAGGLLGLAFLTKTLQAWLILPALAVVYGVCAPTTLRRRLLQLLYGAGAMLLAGGWWVAIVQLWPKSSRPYIGGSQDNSFLGLTFGYNGFGRITGDETGSVGGGGGGAPGGGGGGGQWGATGIGRLFNAEMGGQIAWLLPAAFLFLLAGLWITRRARRTDPQRSAFLVWGGALLITFATFSFMSGIFHQYYNIALAPYIAALTGMGAVLLWRRRGHIAAAATLAAAVLGTAIWASVLLDRSADWLPWLRVALVVAGLLAAAALLAGALPGLTPRSRLGARLGFVAAVVGLVAALGGPVAYTLNTVNTPHEGSIVTAGPAVQGGMGGPGGGSGPRGGFGGNGAPRTGTGTGTGAGTGGFPGFGGQGGGTGGGGTGTAPGTGTGTAPGAGTAPGGNGFPGGGTFGRGTGQGNGQAAEGRGGAPGAGGGMGGLLNGTKVSAAMKKLLGTDADRYTWAAAAIGSQNQASYQLATGKPVMSIGGFNGSDPSPTLAQFEKYVADGRIHYFIGSGTGGGFGGMGGSGTASGITSWVEAHYTAKTVGSTTVYDLTAPKSSATTTG, via the coding sequence ATGAACCCGCCGCGCGACACGCCCTCCGACGCCGCGCCCCTCGCCGCGCCGGCCCCCGGCGGCCGGCCGGCGGCCCAGGACCTCGCCGTCCGGCAACCGTCCGATCCCGTACAGCCGCCCGCCGGGCCGCCCCCCGCCGGGCCGCTCCCGGGCGGTGCGCACGCCGCCCCGTCCGGCAGCCGGGCGGCCCGGCTGTGGCGGGGCCGCCCGCAGGACCCGGCATGGGCCCGCCCCGCGCTCCTGGCCCTGCTGCTGGGCACCCTCGTGCTCTACCTCTACGACCTCGGCGCCTCCGGATACGCCAACTCCTTCTACTCCGCGGCCGTCCAGGCCGGCAGCCAGAGCTGGAAGGCGCTCTTTTTCGGCTCCTCCGACGCGGCGAACTCCATCACCGTCGACAAACCCCCGGCCGCCCTGTGGCCGATGGAGCTGTCGGTACGGGTCTTCGGCCTCGGCTCCTGGCAGATCCTGGTCCCCGAGGCGCTGATGGGCGTCGCCGCGGTCGGTGTGCTCTTCGCCGCCGTACGCCGCCGGTTCGGTCCTGCCGCGGGTCTGCTGGCCGGCGCGGTGCTCGCGCTGACCCCGGTGGCCGCGCTGATGTTCCGCTTCAACAACCCCGACGCGATGCTGGCGTTGCTCATGGTCAGCACCATCTACTGCGTGCTGCGCGCCCTGGAGGACGCCCGCACCAAGTGGCTGCTGTGGGCCGGCGGCCTGCTCGGCCTGGCCTTTCTCACCAAGACCCTGCAGGCATGGCTGATCCTGCCCGCCCTCGCGGTGGTCTACGGAGTCTGCGCACCGACGACGCTGCGCCGCCGGCTGCTCCAACTCCTTTACGGCGCCGGGGCGATGCTGCTCGCGGGCGGCTGGTGGGTGGCGATCGTCCAGCTGTGGCCGAAGTCCTCCCGCCCGTACATCGGCGGCTCCCAGGACAACAGCTTCCTCGGCCTGACTTTCGGCTACAACGGCTTCGGCCGGATCACCGGCGACGAGACCGGCAGCGTCGGCGGCGGAGGCGGGGGCGCGCCCGGCGGTGGCGGCGGTGGCGGTCAGTGGGGCGCGACCGGCATCGGGCGGCTCTTCAACGCCGAGATGGGCGGGCAGATCGCCTGGCTGCTGCCCGCGGCCTTCCTCTTTCTGCTGGCAGGACTGTGGATCACCCGCCGGGCCCGCCGTACCGACCCGCAACGCTCCGCCTTCCTGGTCTGGGGCGGTGCGCTGCTGATCACCTTCGCGACCTTCAGCTTCATGTCCGGGATCTTCCACCAGTACTACAACATCGCTCTGGCGCCCTACATCGCGGCGCTGACCGGCATGGGAGCGGTGCTGCTCTGGCGGCGGCGCGGCCACATCGCGGCGGCGGCGACGCTGGCGGCGGCGGTGCTGGGTACGGCGATCTGGGCGTCGGTGCTGCTCGACCGGTCGGCGGACTGGCTGCCCTGGCTGCGGGTCGCGCTCGTGGTGGCCGGGCTGCTCGCCGCGGCCGCGCTGCTGGCGGGCGCGCTGCCCGGGCTGACGCCCAGGAGCCGGCTCGGCGCACGGCTCGGCTTCGTCGCGGCGGTCGTCGGCCTGGTGGCCGCGCTCGGCGGCCCGGTCGCCTACACCCTGAACACGGTGAACACCCCGCACGAGGGGTCCATCGTGACCGCGGGACCCGCGGTCCAGGGCGGTATGGGCGGCCCGGGCGGCGGCAGTGGCCCACGGGGCGGCTTCGGCGGCAACGGGGCACCGCGCACCGGCACCGGGACCGGTACCGGCGCCGGGACCGGCGGCTTCCCGGGCTTCGGCGGCCAGGGCGGCGGTACGGGCGGCGGCGGTACGGGCACGGCCCCCGGAACGGGCACCGGCACCGCTCCTGGCGCGGGCACCGCGCCCGGCGGGAACGGCTTCCCCGGCGGCGGCACCTTCGGCCGGGGCACGGGGCAGGGCAACGGCCAGGCCGCTGAGGGCCGGGGCGGCGCCCCCGGCGCCGGCGGCGGCATGGGCGGCCTGCTCAACGGCACCAAGGTCAGCGCGGCCATGAAGAAGCTGCTCGGCACCGACGCCGACCGCTACACCTGGGCCGCGGCCGCCATCGGTTCGCAGAATCAGGCGAGTTACCAGCTGGCCACCGGCAAACCGGTGATGTCCATCGGCGGCTTCAACGGCAGCGACCCGTCCCCCACCCTCGCCCAGTTCGAGAAGTACGTGGCCGACGGCCGTATCCACTACTTCATCGGCAGCGGCACCGGCGGCGGTTTCGGCGGCATGGGCGGCAGCGGCACGGCGTCCGGGATCACCTCCTGGGTCGAGGCGCACTACACCGCCAAGACGGTCGGCAGTACCACGGTCTACGACCTGACGGCGCCGAAGTCGTCGGCCACCACCACCGGCTGA